The sequence below is a genomic window from Microbulbifer hydrolyticus.
AGCTATCGCGATAATCGTTGGTGGTACCGGTCTTGCCGGCGAAGGGCACACTGTTGGGCAGGCGCCGGTAAGCACTTTTACCGGTCCCTTCCCGCATCACCTGCTCCAGCCCATAGCGCAGCAGGTATATCGGGACCTCGTCCACCCCACGGTTGGATTTGGGACGGAAGCGCTGCACCTGTTCGCCGTCTGCGTCGGAAACTGCCAACAAAGTGCGCGGCTCTACGTGCTCACCGCCATTCGCCATGGTCTGATACATACCCGCCACCTCAAACGGTGTCAGCTCCACTGCACCGAGGAACAGCGACGGAACTCGCGGCAGACTGGCCTGTACTCCGAGACGGCGAATAGTCTGGCGCACATTTTCGATACCCAGATCCAGCCCCAGACGCGCGGTGGCCTGGTTATACGAGCGGGACAGGGCAACATAGAGCGGCACCAACCCGTGGCTGCGATTGCCGAAGTTGGCCGGCATCCAGACCTGGCCATCGGCGGTTTCCTCGCGGATCGGCGCATCGTCGATCAGGGTCGCAAGGGTGTATTCATGTGCACGCTCCAGTGCGGTCAGGTAGACCGCGGGCTTGATCAGAGAGCCGACCTGGCGACGCGCTTCCAGGGCACGGTTGAACCCCGGGTAGTGCGGTCGGCGATCCCCCACCATGGCGAGCACATTGCCGCTGTGGTTTTCCAATACCACGGTGGCGCCCTGCAGAGAGTTTTCCTGGATACCGCGGTCTTTTTCCAGCCTGGCCGCGCCGTCACTCACCGCATCCTCAGCCAGCTTCTGCACCGAGGGAGAAAGCGTGGTGTACACCCGCAGGCCTGCGGTGCGCAGCTCCTCCACGGAGTAATAAGGACGCAACTCTTCCAGCAGCCGCTCGGTAAAGGCGGGATAAGGATTCTGCGCTGCGGCGCCGGCAGCGGCCACCTCCAGCGGCTTTTTACGCAGCCGCTCGTGCTGCTCTTTGGTGATCAGGTCCTGCTCGAACATCACGTCCAGCACGGTGTTGCGGCGCTCCAGCGCCCGCTCGGGGTTGCGCCAGGGATTATAAAATGAGGCTCCCTTGGCAAGCCCGACCAGCAGCGCGATCTCATGTGGCTCCAGCTGGCTGAGCGGTTTCTGGAAATAGAATTCGGAAGCCAGCCCGAAGCCGTATATCGCCCGACTACCCTGCTGCCCCAGCCAGACCTCGTTGATGTATTCCTGGAGGATGTAGGCCTTGTCGTAGTGGACCTCCATCAGGATTGCCATCAGCGCTTCATTAAACTTCCGCCACAGACTCGGCTTGTGATCAAAGAAGATGTTCTTCACCAACTGCTGGGTAATGGTGGAGCCACCCTGTACCACGCCGCCCGCCTTGAAGTTGGCCACCATGGCGCGCGCGATGCCGCGGGGAGACACCCCGAAGTGATGCACGAAGTCCTGATCCTCTACCGCAATCAGGGTGGCCCCCAGCAGTGGCGGGATTTCCTCGATACGCACCGGTGTGCGGTCGTCGCCCCCGCCGAGCAGGGTGCCAATGGGCGCAGCGTCGAGGCGGAACTCCTTCAGGCGCTCATCACCCTCGCTACGCAGGTTACTCAATTCATCGTTGCGCAGGCGGAACCGGACCTTCGCCGCCGGCTCGCGCTTGTCCGCATGGATAAAGTCGCGCCGCCAGACCAGATACTCCATGCCCTCGCGCTGCCACTGCCCCGGCTCCTCAAGTGCCGAGACCTGCTTGTAGTTCAACGCCGCGAATTCGGATGCCAATTCATCCGGGCGCATCACCATACCCTCCTTGAGAATCAGAGGACGGGCGTAGACCCTGGCCGGCAACTGGTACTGGCGGCTGTCCAGCCGCTCGCGCAATTGCACATCCAGCCACACCATGTACCCGGCAAGAACCAGCACGCCGAGCAGGGCCAGCAGGCTGAGACGCTTGATCCAGACGCGCAGTCGGCCGGAATGTCGTTTTGCGTTTGCACTTTTCGCTTTAGTACGGCGCTTTTTCGATGCCATATGCGTTCAGATAAACTCGTTTCTTTCAATAAACTATCGATGAGTCAGGCCATGGGGCCCGAAGGTCAGACCGGTTAATACAGCCATAATTGAGCCATTTATAGCGCGCATTTATAAGGTCGCTTTTGTTCAAGTCAAACCTGGCGGGTCACACATCGTCATGATGCGCGCCCCCTCGCCCCACGCTGCCCAAAACTTGCACTTGCTCCGCCGCCCGCCATAATGCATCCAGCGCCCGTCCTGCGGGCCCCTCGAATAGAATACACACTAGCTACGGACCCCTTATGCACCAGTACGACCTTTACGGCATCGGCGCCGCCCTTCTCGACACGGAAATAGAAGTCACCGACGGCGACCTGCAGTCCCTGGGCATCGACAAAGGGGTCATGACACTGGTGGATGACCAACGCCAACAGCAGCTGGTGGACGACCTGAAAAATCACATGGTCACCGCCAGCCACGCCTGCGGCGGTTCCGGTGCCAATACCGTCATCGCTGCAAGCTATTTCGGGCTCGATACCTTTTATTCCTGCAAAGTAGCCAACGACGATAACGGTGATTTTTACCGCGACAATCTCGCCGCCGCCGGAGTCGGCTACCCCAAAGCCCTGCACAACGCAGACACCGGCATTACCGGCAAGTGCCTGGTACTGATCACGCCAGATGCCGAGCGCAGCATGAATACCTACCTCGGTATCAGCGCCGAGCTGTCTGTCAGCGAACTCGACAGCGAGGCACTCGGCAAATCCCGCTGGGCATATATCGAAGGCTACCTGGTCTCCTCTGACACCGGCCGCGCCGCCGCCATCGAGCTGCGCAAACAGGCCGGAGCCTGCGGCGTAAAAACTGCCCTGAGCCTATCCGACCCCATGATGGTGCAACTGTTCCACGATGGCCTGAAAGAAATGATTGG
It includes:
- the mrcB gene encoding penicillin-binding protein 1B; its protein translation is MASKKRRTKAKSANAKRHSGRLRVWIKRLSLLALLGVLVLAGYMVWLDVQLRERLDSRQYQLPARVYARPLILKEGMVMRPDELASEFAALNYKQVSALEEPGQWQREGMEYLVWRRDFIHADKREPAAKVRFRLRNDELSNLRSEGDERLKEFRLDAAPIGTLLGGGDDRTPVRIEEIPPLLGATLIAVEDQDFVHHFGVSPRGIARAMVANFKAGGVVQGGSTITQQLVKNIFFDHKPSLWRKFNEALMAILMEVHYDKAYILQEYINEVWLGQQGSRAIYGFGLASEFYFQKPLSQLEPHEIALLVGLAKGASFYNPWRNPERALERRNTVLDVMFEQDLITKEQHERLRKKPLEVAAAGAAAQNPYPAFTERLLEELRPYYSVEELRTAGLRVYTTLSPSVQKLAEDAVSDGAARLEKDRGIQENSLQGATVVLENHSGNVLAMVGDRRPHYPGFNRALEARRQVGSLIKPAVYLTALERAHEYTLATLIDDAPIREETADGQVWMPANFGNRSHGLVPLYVALSRSYNQATARLGLDLGIENVRQTIRRLGVQASLPRVPSLFLGAVELTPFEVAGMYQTMANGGEHVEPRTLLAVSDADGEQVQRFRPKSNRGVDEVPIYLLRYGLEQVMREGTGKSAYRRLPNSVPFAGKTGTTNDYRDSWFAGFSPGVTAVVWMGRDDNERTSLTGATGALTIWTDIMRKLPHRHGRIKAPRGVEWKPVNDRGEYMDPRNCQGGREIPVSVESRLKTDPRCERRGWFRNWFDRDEENAAPREDMTPGWGIDPEEQRRQQEQRERERQLREQLEQEQPVPQQQPEAGQQQIPPSTERERLQRLEESGRIQEQRYLEEERRAQEERRILEERLRREEAIQDPGSRGAPVEEAQPWPPEEPDQWP
- a CDS encoding adenosine kinase; its protein translation is MHQYDLYGIGAALLDTEIEVTDGDLQSLGIDKGVMTLVDDQRQQQLVDDLKNHMVTASHACGGSGANTVIAASYFGLDTFYSCKVANDDNGDFYRDNLAAAGVGYPKALHNADTGITGKCLVLITPDAERSMNTYLGISAELSVSELDSEALGKSRWAYIEGYLVSSDTGRAAAIELRKQAGACGVKTALSLSDPMMVQLFHDGLKEMIGDSGVDLLFCNRDEALKFCATESLDEAAQTLRDYCRAFAVTLGADGALLWDGEQVHRVSSPSVKAIDTNGAGDMFAGAFLYGINRGMGFADAGELACRAAAQVVSQYGPRLRAEQHKTLLEQEASA